Genomic DNA from Harpia harpyja isolate bHarHar1 chromosome 13, bHarHar1 primary haplotype, whole genome shotgun sequence:
CACACCCTGGACAGGATGACCCCAGAGCCACGGGGACAGGGCAAGGAGacccccacaaagaaggggacacGCTGGGCACAGGGACCTCCCTTGGGCACGCACACAGGCACACGGGCACGAGGCATAAACACGAGGCATAAACCCCCCCAGACAAGAGAACTGCCCCCCTGCCTTGGGGACATGGCGGGCACGGGGAACCCCCTGGAGACAGGGACATCCCCGCGGGCACAGGGACCTCCTCTGGGCACGGGACCttggtggggacagggacaccccaaGCAGAAGCACCCCGACAGCTCTGGGTGACCTTCCCTGGCCTGAGCCCTCCCTGGCTGCAGCGTGACATCGCCCTGGTGACACCGCGGCACCCGCGGGACTCACCTCTGGGCAGCACCCCTGCGCTTCTTGCGTGGGGGCTGCTCCGCGGGCACCGCCGGCGCCTCCTCGTCGGTGGCCACGATGTAGTCGTAGATGCCCCGGTTGAACTGGGTGATGACGTGACACCTGGGGACAAAGCGGGTGCCCGTCAGCGTCCCCACCACGGGCACCCCTCTCTGGTGTccgcccccctgccccaaacccacAGGTACCCCTGCCCTTCTTCCGCGGGCACGCTGCACCCtcctgggacccccccagggcGTCCTTACCCCCATGGGCATTTCCTCTGGCACCCCAAGGGCACCCTACTTCCCCGGGCACCCCTTAGCTCACCCGAGATGCCCTCGGGCACCCCTTGTCCCCAGGGAGCACCCCGCTTTCCCCCGATCCAAGGCTGCCCCTCACCTTCTTCCACAAGCCCCCAGCAGTCACCCTCCTCCCCGGGGGCACCCCGTCACCCCCTGGGCCCTTCGTGGACACCCcgctttcccctttcccctcctccgcACCACCCCAGGGGTACCCTCACCCAGCCGAGCACCCCACCGTCCCCTTGGGCGTTACCGGGAGCGGGCCGGCAGCTCGGAATTAAGGGCGCAGGCAGGGATGCCAAACTGCTCGAGGAAGAGCTTGAGGCGGTAGCAGCGAGCGAGGGTGCCCACGAAGAGCAGGGCCCGGCCCCGCAGCAGCCGCAGCTTCAGCAGGGCGCAGAGCAGCAGGAACTTGTCCTCCTCCGTGCCGCAGCGCACCACGAATTGCCGCAGTTGGGAGCTGCCGGGTAGCTGCGGCTCCGGCGGGCGCACCGTCACCTGCACCCACCGCGGCAGGGTTGGGGGGACGTGGGCACGGGGCTGTCGTgcccccacccccctccacccGCTGGTGCGCCCCAGTGTCCGCCGTACCCCGTGTGTCCCCCAAAACGTGCCCCTGTGGGTGCTGCGTTCCCAAGTCCCGCTGTCTCCCCATCTCTGTGCCCACCTCCCAAATCTCCCCTCGTACCCCCCCCGGACACCCTAAACctctccccgtgcccccccaAGTGCCCACTCACCGGGTTGTGCAGCACCAGCTCCTTGAGGGCCTCCACGTCGGGGCTGAACGTGGCCGACATGAGCAGCGCCTGGTAGATCttggggaggtggctgggggggcgcggggcggggggaggctcAGCGCCAGCCCCCCAGAACCCTTGGCACCAGAGCCGGCAATACCCGGTTTCCCCCTCTTGAGCCCCACTGCACCCCTCAGCCCTGGCAACGCACCCCAAACGTCCCCCAGCTCTGCACGTGGCCGCCCGTGTTGTCCTGCCCTGGCTGGGCCCCCCGTGTCCTCCAGCCCCactgtgccccacagccctggcagTGGCCCCAAACCCCCGGCTGTGGCCCCCATGTTCTCTACTTCCAGCAGTACCCCCCAAACCCTCAGCGTCCCCCAAACCTCCAGCTGTACTCCCCATGTCCTCCAACCCCAGCAGTGCCCCCCAGCCGTGGCACTGACCCCCAAAATCCTCAGcgtcctccccagccccagcagtgccccccatgcccccccagccccagcactgtcctccagccctggcactgTCCCCCAAAACCTTGGCTGTACCCCCTATGTTCTCCAGCCGCAAAAGTCCCCCCCAAACCCTCAGTGCCCTCAAactcctggctgtgccccccaaACCTTCAGTGTCCCCCAAGCCCCTAGCTGTGCCCCCCACgtcctccagccctggcagtgtCCCCCAGGTCCCCTGCAGTGCCCCCCCGCGCCGGGGTGCCCCTCACCACAGCAGGGACTTGATGTCCTCGCCGAAGCCGAAGGAGAGCAGCAGGTCGGCCTCatccagcaccagcagctccagcgaGTGCCGCAGGCTCAGGCTGCGGGCGCTGAGGTGTGCCAGCACCCGCGCCGGCGTGCCCACCACCACGTCCGGCTTCTCCATCAGCACCGGCCTGGCGACACACGGCGTCACCCACCTCTCccgtcaacccccccccccgcttgccggggggacccaggcgtccggggcCGGTGGGTGGGGAGCGGTTTGGGGGTGAGCTTACCGCTGGGCGGCGAGGTCGGTCTGGGCGCAGAGGTCGGCCACCCGCACGTGGCGGGCGCAGAAAGCCGCCAGCTGCCGCAGGCTGCGCACCACTTGCTGCCCCAGCTCCTTGGAAGGCACCAGCACCAGCGCCCGCACCGCCTGCGCCACCGCCGAGGGTGCCTGCGCCCGCCCGCCGTCACCGCCGGCGCACGGGAGAGCTGCCCCGGCGCCCCACAGAGCCCGTCCCTGCCCACACAGCCCAGGGTCCCCCCGTGCCCCAcagcgtgtcccccccccagctcaacACTccacagcacccagctctgccccacgGTGCCCACCCGTGCCCAGGCACCCCACCGAGGCCGCGTACCCCACGGCGCTCACCCCTGCCTACATACCCCATGTGCCCCACAGTGCCCACTCCTGCCCGCACACCCCAAACCCCACCTGCCCCACAGTGCCCACCCCTCCCTAGATACCCCACGGTGCCCCCCCCCATGCCCAACACCCCACAGAGCCTGCATACCCGCCGCTACCCACCCAAGCCCAacaccccagggtgcccccatgccccccagcacccacccctgctTGACACCCCACGTACCCCCCAGCACCTGAtcccccgccccgctcaccgCCTTGAGGCGCAGGAGGTGCTGAAGCAGGGGCAGCCCGTAGGCCCCCGTCTTCCCGGAGCCGGTCCTGGCCCGGGCCAGGAGATCGCGGCCTTCCAGCGCCAGGGGAATGGCCTCGGCCTGGATGGCCGTGGGGGCGGCCCAGCCCAGCTCCGCCACCGCCTGCGGGGTCCGTCACCTCGGGGGTCCCAACTACCCGGGATCCCCAGTGCCCCACTCCCCCCATCACGGCGGGGGTGAACCAGGCCTGCGAAGCACCCCCACCCCAAGGCACCCCGGTGTCCCGGCCCCTCAgggccgccccctccccaccgAGGAGCCCCGGTCCCTCACGgcctccccccccaaaagggaCCCCTGTGTGCCGGCCCCCTCCACAAGGCCTCTCCCCTCGCCCACCCTGACACCCGCCCACCCCGACCGAGCCCATCCCCAGGACCCCACAGCCCACCCTGACCGTCTCAcaccccccttccccgccccggcgCACCCGCAGCAGCCGCCCGTCCAAGCCCATGTGCTCGAAGCCCGGCGCTGTCGCAGCCGCCATGGTGGCCTCCTCGCCCGCCTACTGACACTTCCGCCGAGCGCCCAGAGAGACCGCGAGGAGAGCGGAGGAGCCGCCGTTGTCGCCCCCTACCGGTGGAGGACTGAACAGCACCGGTGGGGGGGAGCCCCCTCCCCGgtccttggcggggggggggggcggaatcgGGACACGCACACCCGGGGGGGCTTAACAAACAACCTGAGCCCCCCACCCGGCTTGGTGCAGCACCCcaggctccccccgccccccaaaaaagcaCCAGCAAACTCCATCGGACCCCAAAAACCTTtatttcacccccccccccccgcaaatgCCACCGCGGGGGTCGGCCCCCACCCTCCCCAATGGCGGCCAGGGCCCCCCCGCACCCTTCACGTTTGCCCATCACCCCTGGGGTGCCGGCAGGCAGCAGGGGTTCCCCCTGTGGGGGCTGTGGGAGCCccccggggtggggtgggggggggtcccagtgaGGTGAGGGGGGGGCTACACCAGCTTTTTGGCCTCAAAGAAGCTCTTGAGGTGCCTCATCTGCCAAATGCCggtgaggatgaggatgatgGTTTGGGCGATGGACCACCACAGCACCCGCTGGTTGGTGCTCTCGCTCGTCATGCGGAAACGCTCCTCCCGGTACTGTCggtcaaagaaacaaaaataaatggaggGGGTGTcatgggggtttggggggggggggggggagaaaaagggttCTACCCACCCCACCGGAGCCCCCTCCTCACCCGTTGGTAGTTTTGCTCCTTCTGGATCTGCTCTACCTGGTCGAGGAGCTGGCGGGCGCGGAGCTGCAGCTCCGTCAGCTTGTCCTTTGCGGCGATTTCGGGGTAGTTGTTGGTGTGTTCACCCACCTGGATGTCCAGGTGCACCCGCTGCGGGGCCGAGAAGTGAGACACACACACGTCAGCGGACCCCCGCTGCCGCTGACACCCCCTCCCCGGGTTTGGGgggtgtcccgtcccgtcccatcccccccgccccgcaatTACCAGTTTGCCGCCGGCGAAGAGCGCCATGCGGGTGGAGTTGGAGTGGAGGCAGATCTGGTGCTCGCCCGGTGTGTGGGAGGTGAAGGTGAACCGTCCTTCGGAGCCGTACTGCCGCGACAGCACCACCTACGCCGGGACGCGGCCACCGTCACCCAGTGCccaccctggggcagggggggacaccGGGACAGCCCCCGCGTCTCCCGTGGGCCCCCCAGTCCTGGCTGGTGGGTGCCCCGTGCACCCCAAGGAACCCCTGCCCTTGTTGGGGGGGTACACTGGGCACCCCAGGGACCCCGTGCCCCAGCTGGAGGGCAGCCCATATGCCGCAGAGACCCCACACCCAGGACAGCGGGCACCCCATGCACCCCAGCAACCCCCTGCCTTGGCTGGaaggcaccccaaaaccccctccAACCCAGCCAGCaggcaccccagggaccccccacccaggctggcaggcacccCATGTGCTCCAGGGACCCCCCACCCAGGCTGGCAGGCCCCCCGtgcaccccagggacccccccaccccagctagCAGGCACCCCAAGGACCCCAAAGACACCCCCACCATGCTGGCGGGTGCCCCATGCACCCCAGGAACCCCCTACCCCAGATGCTAGGCACCCCACATGCCCCAGGGGGCCAACCCCCTGCCTGATGGGTACCCGAGCCCCCCGGGGACACCCACCCCGGGGTGCCcgatccccccccgccccacccggGACACTCACCTTGCCGTCGGGGTCCTTCACTTCCACGTGCATGCCCAGCCCCGGGGTGGAGGGCAGGAACGACTCTGACTGTTTGTCCCACAGCTGCGTCCGGTAGTtccctggggggggcggggggcgggcagcgggtCGGAGCGGGCCCAGAACCCCCCGGCACCGCCCGCCCCCCACACCCGTCCCGGTatcgccccccccccacccctcccggTTCCTGCGAATCtctcctgcccctccccacccccgTCGTTCCTGCGGGAGCCCCCGGTCCCTCCCGCTGGTCCCTCCCGTTACCCCTCCAGGTCCCCGGTGGTCTCCTGgctcctccccgcccccgcctcaGCCCCCCGCCGGCCCCTCCCGCGCCCCGTACCGATAACCATGGTCTCATCCGGGATTTCTTCGATGAAGCAGCGCTTCTCGGTCTCGCCGATGTGGAAATACAGACCGTGGGCGCTCCAGGCCGCTAACACCACGGCGACCAAAGCCGCCCGCAACGTCTCCCCGCCCGCCAtggcccctctccctccccccggccccgccggggcgaCACTGCGCATGCGCCGTTGTAGCCCACGAGCacaccgcgcatgcgccgccggCTCCCCCGAACACACCGCGCATGCGCCGCTGCCCTATCCGCCCACACCGCGCATGCGCTACCCGCCGGCGGCCACTCACTGGTCCCCACGATACACCTACGGGTGCCCGCTGGgttcccgccggcggcggcccgcCTTCGCTTCGCTGCGCATGCGCCGTCGCCACAGCGACACTGGCATGAGCGGAGCGCCCCGCCCGGTGGCGCAGCGGGGAGGGCGCCGCGCCCCTAGCGCTGAGGTTACGGGTTCGAGTCCCGCTTGGGCTAGCTCCGAGGGGGCTCGCTCACCCCCGGCTGTGTCCCGGTGTGCCCCCCCCGGGAACGACCGGCCTCGGTCGTCGCCCCCGGCCGCGCCGAGTTCCCCGGCGGGGCGGAGCCAACCCCTCACACCCCGCCAGCCAGCGGTGTGGCAACACCACCACcaacctccttccttccttccttcctcccagccgCTGCCCCAGGGCTTGGCCAGGGTTGGGGGGTCCCATGGGTGAGCGGGTGATcggggggaccccccccggggaAGGACCCGACGAGGCGGGAGGGGAAGCGGAACCGCGGGGACGATTGCGCCACCGGCAGCCCCCCGCCTCCGCAGGCTGGAAATTTCGGGAGGGGTTATAAAGGCGAGGGGGGCACGCGGGTGGCGGGGATCGGGGTGCCATGGCGTGCCAGCCCGTGCTCACCctcgccctcctcttcctctgcgcAGAGGCCGAAGGCTTCGCCCTCTGCAACGCTCCCGCCCTGCAGACCAAAGTCTTCCAGTATCGGtaagtcggggggggggggggggcacccatgggtgacACCTCGGTgccgggggacggggacgggacacgggacgtcagggtgctggggtgggcacCGCCGTCACCCGCTGTCGCCGGCAGGATTTGGGACGTCAACCAGAAGTCACTTTACCTGCGCAATGACCAGCTGGTGGCCGGGCACCTGCAAGGGGCCAATGCCGCCCTCGAAGGTgagatggggacatggggacatgggacagggggacacacacacgtgTCGGGTACGTCCTGATGGCCCCGTGCATGTGTGTCCCCCAGAGAAGGTGTTTTGGGTGCCCAACCGCGCCTTCGAGCCCGCCCGGCTGCCCGTCATCCTGGGCATTCAGAATGGCACCCGCTGCCTGGCCAGCCCCCCCGCCAGCCAGCCCACCCTGCAGCTGCAGGTCAGGGGACACCGCGGGGACGGGGATGCTGCGGGGACACCAAAGGGATGGGGACATCAAAGGGATGGGGACATCAAAGGGATGGGGATGCCACGGGGATGGGGatgccagggggatggggacactgtggggacagggacactgtggggacggggacaccgtGGGGACGGGGATGCCATGGGGACGGGGATGCCACAAGGATGGGGACACCAAAGGGATGAGGAcaccacagggatggggatgccatggggacagggacaccaaAGGGATGGGGACGTGaaagggatggggatggggacatggtggggatggggatgtcacagggatggggacaccgtggggatggggacaccgtggggatggggacatggggatgtcACGGGGATGGAGACAtcatggggacggggacaccgtggggatggggatgtcgcagggacagggacaccatggggacggggacaccgtggggatggggacatggggatgtcACGGGGATGGAGACATCATGGGGACGGGGACGCCACAGGGCACATGGGGATCACCGGGCTGGGGCatcacagggatggggacacgaCGGGGAGGGGAcacctggggacagggacaccgcAGGTGGCGCGGTCACCCCGTCTCCAGCCGGCCGCCGGTGACGTTCCGGCACCGGTCCCCACCGCAGGACGCCGACATCAGGGAGCTGCCCCGCGCCGGGGTGGCCTCGGCCGCCTTCACCTTCTTCCGCTCCTACAAGGACGGGCTGTGGCGCTTCGAGTCGGCC
This window encodes:
- the DDX56 gene encoding LOW QUALITY PROTEIN: probable ATP-dependent RNA helicase DDX56 (The sequence of the model RefSeq protein was modified relative to this genomic sequence to represent the inferred CDS: inserted 1 base in 1 codon; deleted 1 base in 1 codon), with product MAAATAPGFEHMGLDGRLLRAVAELGWAAPTAIQAEAIPLALEGRDLLARARTGSGKTGAYGLPLLQHLLRLKAAPSAVAQAVRALVLVPSKELGQQVVRSLRQLAAFCARHVRVADLCAQTDLAAQRPVLMEKPDVVVGTPARVLAHLSARSLSLRHSLELLVLDEADLLLSFGFGEDIKSLLCHLPKIYQALLMSATFSPDVEALKELVLHNPVTVRPPEPQLPGSSQLRQFVVRCGTEEDKFLLLCALLKLRLLRGRALLFVGTLARCYRLKLFLEQFGIPACALNSELPARSRCHVITQFNRGIYDYIVATDEEAPAVPAEQPPRKKRRGAAQSKGKDPEYGVARGIDFQNVAAVINFDVPPTVRVLHPPPWGRYVGTRGGDAAVPTVAGGPLGWPSPPPRPLRARRTARADNPGTALTFALPEEQDSLAQIEDTLAGENGELMLQPYKFSTEEIEGLRYRCRDAMRSVTKQAVKEXRLREIKDELLNSEKLKAYFEDNPRDLHVLRHDKPLHPAIVKPHLRNVPEYLVPPSLRGIAKPHLKKRKCLRPRHAGANRRGGSTSRGTGNPLQSFKYARRRAKRPAAPPS
- the TMED4 gene encoding transmembrane emp24 domain-containing protein 4, translated to MRSVAPAGPGGGRGAMAGGETLRAALVAVVLAAWSAHGLYFHIGETEKRCFIEEIPDETMVIGNYRTQLWDKQSESFLPSTPGLGMHVEVKDPDGKVVLSRQYGSEGRFTFTSHTPGEHQICLHSNSTRMALFAGGKLRVHLDIQVGEHTNNYPEIAAKDKLTELQLRARQLLDQVEQIQKEQNYQRYREERFRMTSESTNQRVLWWSIAQTIILILTGIWQMRHLKSFFEAKKLV
- the LOC128150319 gene encoding interleukin-36 receptor antagonist protein-like isoform X2; translation: MEAEGFALCNAPALQTKVFQYRIWDVNQKSLYLRNDQLVAGHLQGANAALEEKVFWVPNRAFEPARLPVILGIQNGTRCLASPPASQPTLQLQDADIRELPRAGVASAAFTFFRSYKDGLWRFESAANPGWFLCTSARGHQPLGLSRHPDATHLLDFYFQLC
- the LOC128150319 gene encoding interleukin-36 receptor antagonist protein-like isoform X1, which codes for MACQPVLTLALLFLCAEAEGFALCNAPALQTKVFQYRIWDVNQKSLYLRNDQLVAGHLQGANAALEEKVFWVPNRAFEPARLPVILGIQNGTRCLASPPASQPTLQLQDADIRELPRAGVASAAFTFFRSYKDGLWRFESAANPGWFLCTSARGHQPLGLSRHPDATHLLDFYFQLC